The window AGAGATTTCAGAACGGGGCTTTTATGTCAAAATCCCTCTTTTTGCTGTGCGAGAATTTGATGTTGTTGGTGATGGAGAGATTTTCTTAAATTTTGAAAATAGTGAAATTATTGCGGGAATAAATGGAACTTCTCGAGGGTTAAAACTAAATATTTTAAGTAAATTAGAAGATTTTGAAAAAGTTTCTGTTTCAATCAAAAGCGACAAAATATACAATTTAAATCCAATTTTCGACCTCATCGACCTACGAATTAATGCACTTAAAAATCTATCCTATGAATATTTAAAAATCGAGAAAGCAAAAACAAAATTCTCTGTCTCTGAACCAAAAAAAGCATTGGAAAATCTTTTTGTAACTGTTACAGGAGAAAATATTGGATACAGATTTGAACCTTTATTACCAAAAGGTGAAGTTGGATTTGCAACAGCGACTTTAAAAAATGGGAATTTAGAAGTTGAACTTGAAAATGGAAAATATGGCGACACAGATTTAAGTGGAAAAGCTGAAATTGAAAATATTCTTACAAACACAATTTTAAGAATTGATGCAAACACAATTTTAAATCCAGATTCAAAAACAATTAGAGAGACCATTAGATATTACTCTGGCTTAGAGAGTTTGCCTGTTCAAATTCGTGGAAATTTAGATACAAATTTTAAAATGGTGTTCCCTTTTGACAGTGATCTTGAATTTGTTATAAATTCTGAAATTATTGGAAATGGAGTTCCAAAATCTAACAAACTTCCAAATTTAAGTTCAGGGAAATTGAAACTATTTTTTCCAAGTCTGGAAATGGAATTGCTAAAAATAGGAGCTGGTTTTGGGAAAATTGCGGAAACAGAAATTTCTGGAAAGTTGGATTTAAGAAAATCTGAATTAGATTTGGATGCAGAAATAGAGAGAGTTTTTTTAGATGGAAATTCATCATTGAAAAAAAAGAGCTTTGCAAAAATTCATGGAAACTATTTAGAAAAAATAGATATAAATTTGGATGAGACTTTTTGGAAATTTTCAAATATCCCAGTATCCGCATCTCCATTTTTTGCGAGTTACAATATTAGAAATAGTTTTGCTAAAGTCAAAAATCTAGGTTTGGATGTTCGAGATTATAATTTTACTGGAGAAATTAGCGGAAATTTTGATGTCAAAAAAATGGGTGGAAATTCTGAAATAGAAATTGAGAAACTCCATTTTTCAGAACTAAATATATCGAACGAAACTATTCCTGTTTTTTATCAAATTGGCGATGAGGTCGCTGTGCAAATTCCTAAATTGGATTTTGATCTGAAAGTTGCTGAAAAAACTGAAATTGAAATTGGGAAAGTTGAACTTGTTACACCTTTTGTTCCACTTACAAAAAAATATCCGCCAATTTTTGGAGATGTTTCTGTTGAAATTTCTGAAAAAATTGAAATCAATTCGCATTTAAAAATTGAGAATCAACATGTTTTAAAAAATGGAAATGAGTTTGTTCGTGATTTAAATATTTCTGGTGAAATTTCTGGTGAAAAAATCAAGTTTGGATTAAATCGAGATGTTTTCTTTATGAAAAATGGAGAAAAAATGAATCTTGTTTTTCACAACTATGATTTAAATTTGTCCGCACTTTCTGAATTTACTGGTGAAAACAACAAAAGTGAAAAAGCTGAAGAGAGCGAAAACAACTCATCACTTCCAGATTTAAAAGTTTTTTTGAAAGAGAACACTATTTATTTGAATGAGAAACCGCTACTTGTAGATTTAAAAAATGGATTTGTCAAAATTGATAAAAATGGGATTTCTGCACAAACAAACTTAGCAAGTCGAGGTGAAATCGAGTTTCAAATGGTTGGCGACAAATTTATTGCTAAAGGTTTGAATCTTGATCAGAAATTTCTCTTTAATTTGACAAAATTTGATGGAATTTCTGGCGGAAATTACAATTTATATGCAAAAGGAGAGGGTGAAAATATTTCGGGAATCGTCCAATTTACAAGATTAAAAGTTAAAAATATGGAACTTGTGAATAATCTCCTTGCATTTATAAATACTGTTCCTGCACTTTTAACACTCTCAAGACCTGGGTTTAATCACAATGGTTTATGGATCACTGCAGGTTATGGGGTTTTTGAGAAGAGAGGAGACCTCATCGAACTTCAAGATGTCAAAATTTATGGTGAAACTGTCAATATGGATTTGAGCGGGAAAATTGATTTAGAAAATGAGAGCTTGGATTTACAAATTGATATTTCTGCGGTGAAATATTTAGATAAATTTATTGCAAATGTGCCAATAGCAAACTATATGATTTTGGGTGAAAAAGGCTCTCTCTCAACAGGAATTACTATAAAAGGGAGTTTTGACAATCCAGAAATTGCTCCCGAATTGCACAAAGAAATTATCTCCACTCCAATAGTTATTGGGAAAAGAATTTTAAAACTTCCTCAAAAAGTTTTAGAATTTATAAAATCCCTAAATCTTGAAGATAAAGAGGGAAAAGAGGAACTTAAAAAGCTCCTTTCGGAATAAATTTTGTAGTTAAAATTGCAAATAGAACAAAATCCTCTTTTGATAAGATTTCATATCTACATATCAGTGAAAATGGTGGTTTTAACAAATGGCTAAAGAAGAGGAAGAAAAGACAATTACTCTCGGAGAGGGTGATTTAGACAAAGAGATTAAAGCGGAAGATTCTGAAAAAGAGGCTTCAAAAGAGGAAGGGAAAAAATTAAGTTTCTCTCTTCCTGATCCAAAAGTAATTTTAAAAAAGAATACTCAAAGATTACAAGAGGTTTTAGAACCGCACAAAGATAAAATTAAAATTTATGGTTTGGCAGGTGCTTCTCTTATTGTTCTCTTCTTGGTTCTATTTTTAATTTTAACAACATTCAGTGGCGATGAGGTCGTTGAAGTTAGCGAGGATAAAGAGTTTGAAATTCTTACTGATATTGCCTTTAGTAATAATGGAAAAGAGAGAACCGAAGAGACTCAAGTTGAAGAACTTGTTCAAAAAGCAAATCTACTTTATCAAAATGGAAATCGTGAAGAGGCTCTAAAATTGTATGGGCGAATTGCAACTTACAATGCTTCACTCTCATATTACAATTTAGGTGTTTCGCGAATCAAAGGTGGTCAATGCAAAGAGGCAATCGAGGCTTTTGATAATGCGATTCAAAATCGAGAACACATAACACCAAGTGCAATTAATGCTGCGGTTTGTAGCAAGGAGTTGAATCAGAGTGAGCAGATGATGGCTTATCTTGATTTAGCCTATAAACATTTGCCTGAAGAATTGGACTCGTCGCTTTACAGTTTTTATTACTCGATGATTTCTTACTATCGCGGGGACTATTTTGAGTCTTTTTCATCATTAAAACACCGAACTTCTGAACATTTTACCGACACAAAAAACATGATGGAGAGTCGTGTAAATATTCTGTTTGAAAATTATTCAAATGGGGCGGATGCACTTGAAAAAAGTATTCAGAAAGAGGATCGTGCTTCACTTGGTTTGTTGTATGCAAATTTTGGTGAATTGGATTTAGCAAAAGAGAATTTAGAAAAAGCTCTTGAAAGGAAAAAAGTGAAAGATTTGGAGTTTGCACAAGATTCACTTTCACTTTCGCTTGTGGATTTAAAATTAGGAGATGTTGGAAAATCTGGAGAAAGAATCAAAGAACTTTACACAAGTTTTGGAGATGAAAATCTTTCAAAGATTTACGATTATGACCTGTTTTTAAAAGAGAGTCTTTTTGATGTTCAAAAGGCACAGAGATATTTCCAAAAAGAGTTGCAATTTGTAAAATATCCAGCCTATCAAATTTTGTTTCACTTTGCACCTTATAAAGTTTTTGATGCAAAAAAGAGTCTGAATATTATTCGTAAAGGTAGTGTAAATATTGCACTTGGAGATAACGGAGAAGCAAACGAATATTTACAAAAAGGTGCAAAAAGTTCTGATGTGAATAAAGATATTGTTCTTGCAATTAAGGAAATTTTAAATAAGCGATTGCGACTTGCAAATAAAATGTTGCGAGAAATGGAACAAGATAATCCAAAACATGCAATTTTGCAATACGATTTAGGTTTAACTTATGCACAGCTCGGAGACATGAAAACAGCGAGTGAGCATTTTGTAAAAAGTTTTCATCTTGATTCACGGGATTATATTTCTGGAGTTTTCGCACTTTTAACTGGTGAGTTAGCAGGTCAAGATTTAGAACAACTCGGTCAAGTGCTTCATGAAAATTTAGCTTTTGAGCCAGACGGCAAAAATAAAGAGTTGATTCTTTCACTTCTCGCTTTTCAACGAGGTGCAATGAGTTCGCTAAAAGAGTGGCTTGATAAAAGTGGAGAAAGCAAGAAAAATGATCTTTTTCAACTCGGCTTAGCTTATTTAAGCACAATTTATATTGACGATGTGAAAGGGAATAAGGAGATTGCTCGACTAATTTACGGAAAGTTGCCTGAAGATATTTTATCAAACATGCTTTACATGTATTCAAATTTTAAAGATTTAGATATTAAAGAGTTTTCACGGGAAACAATCGCACATTTTCAAAATCGACAATTGCCGTATTCTGACTTTTTCTACGGATCAAGAATCACTCAAGAGATGTTTATTAAATTTAATTTACTAACAGGAAAACTTGATGAGGTCGAAAGAAAATTAAAATATTTTAACTCTGTGGAATTGAGAAATCGAGAGGGAATTTTACAAGCATTGGCACTTACAAAAATATACAATCAGGATTTTGAAGGTGCTTTTCAGATTTACAATGACCTCATCGATGATTACAACTTAAGAGATTCCCGAACACTTTTCTTGGCAGGAATTTCAGCAATTGGCGGAAAACATTACAACAATGCTGTGGCACTTTTTGAGATGGCAAGATTGAAAAACAACTACAATTTAGAGACTCGATATGCTCTTGGTCTTCTTTATACTCAAGTCAAGAATTTTGAAGCTAGTGGAAATCAATTCAAAAAATTTGGTTCAACTCCATTCTATTCTGACTTTTTTGATTTCAACATAAAGAATTAAAATGTTTACTGGACTAATTAGAGAAATTGGAAAAGTGGAGAGTTTTTCTAACTCTCTGCTAAAAATCCGTGCAAATTACACTCCAAAAATTGGCGATAGTATCGCTGTAAATGGGACTTGCTTGACTGTTGTTGAGTTATGGGGCGGGGGTTTCTCCGTCGAGCTTTCACCAGAAACTGAAACTCACATTGCTATTGAAAATTTAAGCGATGAGGTTCATATTGAACCCGCAATGATTATGGGAGACCGTTTTGAAGGGCATGTTGTTCAGGGGCATGTTGATACTATTGGAACTGTTCGGCGAATTAAAAAAAATGGCAACAGCACAATTTTTGACATCGGAATTGATAAAGAGAAAATCGCTCTCATGATGCCAAAAGGTAGTGTCGCAATTGATGGTGTGAGTTTGACAGTTAATCGAGTTTTGAAAGATGGAATTGAATTGACAATTATTCCACACACAATCGAAAATACAATCTTTAAAAACTATAAAATTGGAACTAGAATTAATGTTGAAACCGATCTTTTCGCACGATATGTCGCCAGAATTTTAAACTTTAAAAAAGAGTTTTCTTGGGAAGATATAGAGCAAATTTCAGCGATATACTAAAAGTGAAAAAGCCCTTGGAGTTTCATCAAAAAGTTGCGACAAGATTAGTTGGGAAGCCCAACTTCAAAAAATCCGTAGAAGATTTTTAAATGGTGGGTCTGAATTTAAGCGAAGAACTCTTTTATCTTTAAAATAGTGTTGTTTTCCAAACATCTTCATCTTTTGTTTGAAGACCGAGTTCTTGTAAAAATTTGTTCAAATTTTGGGGTCGTGGTTTGTCTCCTTTTTTTGTGGAAACAAGTTTTTTTGCTTCTTCTGAAAAATCTCCACTCATCACGATTTCACAAAGTTCCGTAACTGTGTAATATTTTTCAGTTGTTGAAAGACCTTTTTTCTCAGCAATTTTCAAAAAATCGACACCAGTCTCTTTTGCAACAGCCCGATTTGAAGTTATTGCTAATTCCTCTTTTCGAGTTATTCCAATTTTGTAGAAAACTCTCTCAAAAATACCAAATTCCTTTTCTGAAATTTCTAAAACTCTG of the Thiovulum sp. ES genome contains:
- a CDS encoding riboflavin synthase, alpha subunit (PFAM: Lumazine binding domain~TIGRFAM: riboflavin synthase, alpha subunit); protein product: MFTGLIREIGKVESFSNSLLKIRANYTPKIGDSIAVNGTCLTVVELWGGGFSVELSPETETHIAIENLSDEVHIEPAMIMGDRFEGHVVQGHVDTIGTVRRIKKNGNSTIFDIGIDKEKIALMMPKGSVAIDGVSLTVNRVLKDGIELTIIPHTIENTIFKNYKIGTRINVETDLFARYVARILNFKKEFSWEDIEQISAIY